A DNA window from Panthera tigris isolate Pti1 chromosome X, P.tigris_Pti1_mat1.1, whole genome shotgun sequence contains the following coding sequences:
- the LOC102964974 gene encoding anaphase-promoting complex subunit 10-like, with amino-acid sequence MTTPNKIPPGADPKQLERTGTVREIGSQAVWSLSSCKTGFGVDQLRDDNLETYWQSDGSQPHLVNIQFRRKTTVKTLCIYADYKSDESYTPSKISVRVGNNFHNLQEIRQLELVEPSGWIHVPLTDNHKKPTRTFMIQIAVLANHQNGRDTHMRQIKIYTPVEESSIGKFPRCTTIDFMMYHSIR; translated from the coding sequence atgaccacACCAAACAAGATACCTCCTGGTGCTGACCCTAAGCAGTTGGAAAGGACTGGAACAGTACGGGAAATTGGGTCACAAGCTGTTTGGTCACTCTCATCGTGCAAAACAGGATTTGGAGTGGATCAGTTACGAGATGACAATCTTGAAACTTACTGGCAATCAGATGGCTCCCAGCCTCATTTAGTAAACATCcaattcagaagaaaaacaacagtgAAGACATTATGTATTTATGCAGACTACAAATCTGATGAAAGCTATACTCCAAGCAAGATCTCAGTCAGAGTAGGAAATAATTTTCACAATCTTCAAGAAATTCGGCAACTTGAATTGGTGGAACCAAGTGGCTGGATTCACGTTCCCTTAACTGATAATCATAAGAAGCCCACTCGCACATTCATGATACAGATTGCTGTTCTAGCCAATCACCAAAATGGAAGAGACACCCAcatgagacaaattaaaatatacacacCAGTGGAAGAGAGCTCCATTGGCAAATTTCCTAGATGTACAACTATTGATTTCATGATGTATCATTCAATAAGGTGA